The following DNA comes from Thermococcus sp. LS1.
TCGTTGGTCCATGCCGAGAGCTTTCCGAAGGTCTCCTTCACGGTGAGTGCTTCCCTCAGGTCTATTCCCTCTGGAAGCCATACAACTCCGCTCGTGTCGGCTATGCTCACCGCCTTAAAGCTCAGGCCGTACCGCTCTTTGAAGAAGGCCTCTTTTTCGAGAAGAACCCTCGCCACGGCCCTACCAACGTTTCCGAAGCCGAAGAGGGAGAGCTTTACCTCCATAGAAACACCCGCTAAAATGTTGGGAAAAGAGAAGAGCTCACTTGTTGAGGATGACCTTTATGATGTCCATGTCCCTGACGATGCCGACGAGCTCGCCCTCGCCCCTTATGACGGGCAGCTGCTCGATGTGGTACTGGACCATCTTCTGGGCCACGTCGTAGACACTCATGTGCGGCGTCGCGACTACGAGCTCGCGGTTCATTATGTCCTCAACGGGTTTCTTGGGCAGTTGGAGCTCGGCTTTCTCGAAGAGCAGAATTGGGTTGCTTTCAAGTATCCAGTCCTCCTCGCTGGAGGCAGCCAGAGCGGTGCTCTTCATGACCCTTATCACTTCACTGTCCTTGAGGAGGTCGGTCTCGTCGACCATTCCGACGAGGTTGCCGTTGTCGTCTATGACAGGGATGGCCATCGCGTTGCAGAGGAGAAGGGCCTTCAAAGCGGCCTTGAGCGGCGTTCCACGCCAGACAACGCCGACGTTCTTCTGGTAGTATTTCTCTATCGTAACGTTTTTCAGCTTCTCGTTCTTTGACAGGTAGCGCCTCACGATGTCGCCGACAGTGAGTATTCCAAGCACGCGATTCTCGTTGTCCACAACTATAACACGCCTGTAGTCCATCTCGAGCATTAATCTGACGGCCTTCTTTAGATCGTCGTTAGGTTTGACCGTCGGCACGTCCCTCTTTACTAGCATCGCCAGCTGTTCCTCATCAGGATGGAGCAGAACCCTCTTTATGCTTATTATTCCAACGAGGGCCTTCGTATTCTTGTTGATGACGGGGAATGACCTTACCTTGTGCTTCCTAAACAGGTCGAGGGCGTATTCCCTCGTCGCCGGAAGCTCTATAACCACTGGGTCGGGGGTCATCAAAGTTTTTACGCGCATTTTCTTCACCACCGCTTTAGGTTAAAGCGTCCTTCTCCTATTTAAGGTTTTCATTAGGCTCGTCAAAAATTTGAAGAAAAGGTCAGCCGAGGACGGAGAGAAGAACTCCAGCGACGACGGCAGTTCCTATAACTCCGGCGACGTTAGGACCCATTGCATGCATAAGTATGAAGTTCCCCGGGTCTTCCTCGCTCGCTAAGCGCTGGACAACCCTGGCGCTCATCGGAACTGCCGAAACTCCGGCCGCTCCAATCATCGGGTTTATCTTGCCGCCGCTGAGCTTCATCATGAGCTTTCCGAGGAGCACTCCTCCAGCGGTTGCAGAGGCGAAGGCGACGACACCAAGGCCAAGTATCATGAGTGTCTGGACGGTGAGGAAGCTCTCAGCGCGCATAGTCGAACCGACGCCGAGTCCAAGGAAGATGGTAACGATGTTCATTAGCTCCTCCTGAGCAGCTTTGCTCAGCCTCTCAACGACGCCGCTCTCCCTGAAGAGATTTCCTATCATGAGCATTCCAATGAGCGGC
Coding sequences within:
- a CDS encoding CBS domain-containing protein, giving the protein MRVKTLMTPDPVVIELPATREYALDLFRKHKVRSFPVINKNTKALVGIISIKRVLLHPDEEQLAMLVKRDVPTVKPNDDLKKAVRLMLEMDYRRVIVVDNENRVLGILTVGDIVRRYLSKNEKLKNVTIEKYYQKNVGVVWRGTPLKAALKALLLCNAMAIPVIDDNGNLVGMVDETDLLKDSEVIRVMKSTALAASSEEDWILESNPILLFEKAELQLPKKPVEDIMNRELVVATPHMSVYDVAQKMVQYHIEQLPVIRGEGELVGIVRDMDIIKVILNK